The sequence CGGCTTTTTCACCGATTCACATGCGCATGTACATATGCAGCCGCTTTCTGAAGATGCAGACGCTGTGCTTTTAAGAGCGGCGGAACATAAGATCGGACGCATTGTCACCATCGGCATAGATGTTGAAGACAGCCGCCGGGCGGCGGACTTTGCGGCGAAACACAGCAATGTATACGCAGCCGTTGGTGTGCACCCGCACGACACGAAGGATTTCCCCGAAAGCGGGCTTGACTCTCTGCGGGAACTTCTCAAGGCGCCGAAGGTCATAGCGCTGGGCGAAATCGGGCTGGACTTCTATTACGACCACTCACCGAGAGAAACACAGGAAAAGTGCTTCGCCTCTTTTCTCGCAATCGCGGAAGAAACGGGCATGCCCGTTATTATACACAACAGAGACTCAACCGCCCGCCTGACGGAAATAATGAAGGCGGAGCTGCCCCCAAGGGAAAAGAGCGGCATAATACACTGCTTCAGCGGAGATACTGATCTCCTGCGGTATGCGCTGGACAACGGATTTTATATATCTTACGCGGGGGTGGTGACCTACCCCAAGTCGGAAGAGCTGCGCAGAACGCTTCAATTTGTGTCGAAGGACAGGCTGCTGATCGAAACAGATGCCCCGTACCTAGCGCCCGCTCCCTACAGAGGCAGAACAAACGAGCCCGCATACACGGCATACACCGCGGAAACAATAGCGGCGGAGCTTGGTATGAGCTTGGAGAAAACGGCGGAGCTTCTGGAAAGTAACTTTCAGTCACTATTCGGGGACAGGTTATGAAAAAGAAAATTTTGATTGTT is a genomic window of Geovibrio thiophilus containing:
- a CDS encoding TatD family hydrolase; translation: MISKKDTPEHREFLDKLAGLNGFFTDSHAHVHMQPLSEDADAVLLRAAEHKIGRIVTIGIDVEDSRRAADFAAKHSNVYAAVGVHPHDTKDFPESGLDSLRELLKAPKVIALGEIGLDFYYDHSPRETQEKCFASFLAIAEETGMPVIIHNRDSTARLTEIMKAELPPREKSGIIHCFSGDTDLLRYALDNGFYISYAGVVTYPKSEELRRTLQFVSKDRLLIETDAPYLAPAPYRGRTNEPAYTAYTAETIAAELGMSLEKTAELLESNFQSLFGDRL